The following are from one region of the Clostridia bacterium genome:
- a CDS encoding SigB/SigF/SigG family RNA polymerase sigma factor: MDNGRVEQNMGLVYSVVKRFLGRGVEYEDLVQIGAMGLIKAVKNFDESKGFQFSTYAVPMIIGEIKRYLRDDGSVKISRSIKENAGKIGYAKEKLFKELQRSPTVSELSEATGLSKEEIAEALDAVKPCTSIYEQYDDSGFVLDKIIVKENEEEKTVERIFLKELLDSLDKRSQKVILLRYFKEETQQQVANRLGVSQVQVSRIEKKVLETLRKRCEKGI; this comes from the coding sequence ATGGACAACGGGCGCGTAGAACAGAATATGGGACTTGTGTATTCGGTGGTTAAACGATTCTTGGGACGTGGCGTCGAGTACGAGGATTTGGTGCAGATTGGTGCTATGGGCTTGATAAAGGCGGTAAAAAACTTTGATGAAAGCAAGGGCTTTCAGTTTTCTACCTATGCTGTGCCCATGATTATCGGTGAAATCAAGCGTTATTTGCGGGATGACGGGTCGGTGAAAATCTCAAGAAGCATTAAGGAGAATGCAGGGAAAATCGGGTACGCGAAAGAAAAGCTTTTCAAAGAACTGCAACGGTCGCCAACCGTTTCGGAGCTGTCGGAAGCGACGGGACTTTCCAAAGAAGAAATCGCCGAAGCCTTAGATGCAGTCAAACCATGTACATCCATTTATGAACAGTATGACGACAGCGGTTTTGTGCTGGATAAAATTATTGTAAAGGAGAATGAAGAGGAAAAAACAGTAGAGCGGATATTTTTAAAAGAATTGTTAGATTCCCTTGACAAGCGCAGTCAAAAAGTGATATTATTAAGATACTTTAAAGAAGAGACACAACAGCAGGTCGCAAATCGGCTTGGTGTGTCTCAGGTGCAGGTTTCCCGGATAGAGAAAAAAGTGCTGGAAACTTTAAGAAAACGATGCGAAAAGGGGATTTAA
- the spoIIAB gene encoding anti-sigma F factor — MRNSMEIKFLAIGENERLARQVITAFLMDADPTVEELCDIKTAVSEAVTNAIIHGYKNEDGAVVLSATYDGNELEIIIRDKGVGIPDVEKAREPMFTTQPELERSGMGFTVMESFMDMVDVISEIGEGTKVIMRKTLRA; from the coding sequence ATGAGAAACAGTATGGAGATAAAATTTCTTGCAATCGGAGAAAATGAACGACTGGCAAGGCAGGTGATAACGGCATTTTTAATGGATGCCGACCCAACGGTGGAAGAGCTTTGCGACATCAAAACTGCAGTTTCCGAAGCGGTTACAAATGCCATTATTCACGGCTACAAAAATGAGGACGGCGCAGTGGTGCTGTCTGCTACATATGACGGAAACGAGCTCGAAATCATTATCCGTGACAAAGGCGTGGGCATCCCCGATGTGGAAAAGGCAAGAGAACCCATGTTTACCACCCAGCCTGAGCTGGAGCGGTCGGGTATGGGCTTTACTGTAATGGAGTCTTTTATGGATATGGTGGACGTGATTTCGGAAATAGGTGAAGGAACCAAGGTGATTATGCGAAAGACATTGAGGGCTTAA
- the spoIIAA gene encoding anti-sigma F factor antagonist, which produces MQIRTNGNTLIVAITGDMDHYNVGPMRSAIDKEIREKPIKNLVFDLSNLDFMDSSGIGLILGRYKRIREMEGKVFIAAAKPEVERVINLSGLHKIIPLYETMEKAEKRVCGVIK; this is translated from the coding sequence ATGCAAATCAGAACAAATGGCAATACGTTAATTGTTGCAATCACGGGCGATATGGATCATTATAATGTGGGGCCGATGCGCTCTGCCATAGATAAAGAAATCCGGGAAAAACCCATAAAAAATCTGGTGTTTGATTTAAGCAATCTGGATTTTATGGATAGCTCAGGTATCGGATTGATTTTAGGGCGGTACAAGAGAATCCGTGAGATGGAAGGTAAGGTGTTTATTGCCGCCGCAAAGCCGGAGGTGGAGCGGGTAATTAATCTTTCAGGATTACATAAGATTATTCCGCTTTATGAAACCATGGAAAAGGCGGAAAAGAGAGTTTGCGGGGTGATTAAATGA
- a CDS encoding valine--tRNA ligase, with translation MSKYENLDKSYQPSEIEERLYKKWEENGYFKADASSEKEPYTIVIPPPNVTGQLHMGHALDETLQDILIRYKRLSGYEALWVPGTDHAGIATQIKVEEVLRKEKNLTRHDLGREEFLKLVWEWKEKYGGTIIKQLKKLGTSCDWSRERFTMDEGCSKAVKEVFVNLYDKGLIYRGDRIINWCPHCITALSDAEVEYEEQEGNFWHIRYPVVGTDEYVIIATTRPETLLGDTAVAVHPEDERYTHLVGKMLKLPLTDREIPLIADEYVEKEFGTGAVKITPAHDPNDFEVGQRHNLPIIKILDDEARVNAYGGKYEGMDRYEAREQMVKDLEEQGYLVKIEKHAHNVGTCYRCGTTVEPITSLQWFVKMKPLAEPAVEVVKNGTVKFVPDRFSKTYLGWMENVRDWCISRQLWWGHRIPAYYCDHCGKMVVSKEDVKICPDCGKEMWQDNDVLDTWFSSALWPFSTLGWPEKTAEFEKFYPTSTLVTGYDIIFFWVARMVFSGMEHTGKAPFEHVFIHGIVRDSQGRKMSKSLGNGVDPLVVIEQFGADALRFMLATGNSPGNDMRYYEERVQASANFANKIWNASRFVLMNLDIDDVTLPDARELCLEDKWILNKFNRLAKEVTENLDKFELGVAVAKLYDFIWDEFCDWYIELVKPRLYEETDPTNKTAQKVLVHVLSNTLVLLHPFMPFITEEIWLHLPHEGETIMRTTWPEFDEKLTFETEDKQMSMIMDAIKAVRNTRAGMNVPPSRKAKLYIQTEDKEIFANGQNYFKKLASASEVEFVEADVEENTVSVVSNGAVIYLPVGDLVDIEKERERLTKEKQTLEAEVKRVQGKLNNPGFTAKAPAHLVEEERQKGIKYQEMLDKVLESLAKL, from the coding sequence ATGAGCAAGTATGAGAATTTAGATAAATCTTATCAGCCTTCTGAAATAGAAGAACGTCTGTATAAAAAATGGGAGGAAAACGGTTATTTCAAGGCAGATGCATCCTCTGAAAAAGAACCGTATACCATTGTGATTCCGCCTCCGAACGTAACCGGCCAGTTACATATGGGACATGCCTTGGACGAAACGTTGCAGGACATTCTCATTCGTTATAAGCGCCTTTCGGGATATGAAGCATTATGGGTGCCCGGTACCGACCATGCAGGTATTGCAACACAGATTAAGGTAGAGGAAGTGCTCCGTAAAGAAAAGAATTTAACCCGTCATGACCTTGGCCGTGAAGAATTTTTAAAGCTTGTATGGGAATGGAAGGAAAAGTATGGCGGTACCATTATTAAACAGCTTAAAAAGCTGGGTACCTCCTGCGACTGGTCCCGTGAACGCTTTACCATGGACGAAGGTTGCTCCAAAGCCGTAAAAGAAGTGTTTGTAAACCTTTACGACAAGGGGTTAATCTATCGTGGTGACAGAATTATCAACTGGTGTCCCCATTGTATCACCGCACTTTCGGATGCAGAGGTAGAGTATGAGGAACAGGAAGGTAATTTCTGGCATATCCGTTACCCTGTAGTAGGCACTGACGAGTATGTAATTATTGCAACCACCCGTCCCGAAACACTCTTAGGCGATACTGCTGTTGCTGTACATCCCGAGGATGAGCGTTATACCCACCTGGTTGGTAAAATGTTAAAGCTTCCGCTTACCGACAGAGAAATTCCGCTGATTGCGGACGAATATGTTGAAAAGGAATTCGGTACCGGTGCGGTTAAAATCACACCTGCACATGACCCGAATGACTTTGAAGTGGGTCAGCGCCACAACCTGCCCATCATTAAGATTTTGGATGATGAAGCAAGAGTGAATGCGTATGGCGGTAAATACGAAGGTATGGACCGTTATGAAGCAAGAGAGCAGATGGTTAAAGACCTCGAGGAACAGGGCTATCTGGTTAAAATTGAAAAGCATGCCCACAATGTAGGTACCTGCTACCGTTGCGGTACAACCGTTGAACCGATTACCTCTTTGCAGTGGTTTGTTAAGATGAAGCCTTTGGCTGAGCCTGCTGTAGAGGTTGTAAAGAACGGTACCGTTAAATTTGTTCCGGACAGATTCTCCAAGACCTATCTTGGCTGGATGGAAAATGTTCGTGACTGGTGTATTTCCCGTCAGCTCTGGTGGGGACACAGAATTCCTGCATATTATTGCGACCATTGCGGAAAAATGGTTGTTTCCAAAGAAGATGTGAAAATTTGTCCCGATTGCGGTAAAGAAATGTGGCAGGATAACGACGTGCTGGATACCTGGTTCAGCTCTGCACTCTGGCCTTTCTCTACATTGGGTTGGCCTGAAAAGACTGCAGAATTCGAAAAATTCTATCCCACAAGCACGTTGGTTACCGGCTATGACATCATTTTCTTCTGGGTTGCAAGAATGGTATTTTCCGGTATGGAACACACCGGCAAAGCACCCTTTGAGCATGTATTTATTCACGGTATTGTACGCGACAGCCAGGGCAGAAAGATGTCCAAGTCTTTGGGCAACGGTGTAGACCCGTTGGTGGTTATCGAGCAGTTTGGTGCGGATGCACTTCGCTTTATGTTAGCAACCGGCAACTCGCCCGGAAACGATATGCGTTACTATGAAGAACGCGTACAGGCAAGTGCAAACTTTGCCAACAAAATCTGGAATGCATCCAGATTTGTACTCATGAACCTTGACATTGACGATGTAACTTTACCGGATGCAAGAGAACTTTGTCTGGAAGATAAGTGGATTTTGAACAAATTCAACCGTCTGGCAAAAGAAGTTACTGAAAACTTAGATAAATTTGAATTAGGTGTTGCGGTTGCAAAGCTGTATGACTTTATCTGGGACGAATTCTGCGACTGGTACATTGAACTGGTTAAGCCCAGACTGTATGAAGAAACAGACCCCACAAACAAAACCGCACAGAAGGTATTGGTACATGTTTTGTCCAACACTTTGGTACTGCTTCACCCGTTTATGCCGTTCATCACCGAAGAAATTTGGTTGCACTTACCGCATGAAGGGGAAACCATTATGCGTACTACCTGGCCGGAATTTGATGAAAAGCTGACCTTTGAAACAGAAGACAAGCAGATGAGCATGATTATGGATGCCATCAAAGCGGTTCGAAATACCCGTGCGGGCATGAATGTTCCGCCCTCCAGAAAAGCAAAGCTTTATATCCAGACCGAGGACAAAGAAATTTTTGCAAACGGTCAGAATTACTTTAAGAAGCTGGCTTCTGCTTCCGAAGTGGAATTTGTGGAAGCGGATGTGGAAGAAAATACCGTATCGGTTGTATCCAACGGCGCGGTAATCTATCTCCCGGTTGGTGATTTGGTTGACATCGAAAAGGAAAGAGAACGTCTGACCAAAGAAAAGCAGACCTTAGAAGCGGAAGTAAAGCGTGTTCAGGGCAAGTTAAATAACCCGGGCTTTACCGCAAAGGCACCTGCTCATCTGGTAGAGGAAGAACGCCAGAAGGGTATTAAATATCAGGAAATGTTAGATAAGGTTTTAGAAAGCCTTGCAAAACTTTAA
- a CDS encoding CDP-alcohol phosphatidyltransferase family protein — MTLPNIITIIRIILVPVWATTFAKGKYIVTFILLCISALSDVMDGWIARRFNMVSRLGTILDPIADKLTQFTVFVCLFIAKLIPPWLVALLFVKEVMMAVGTFILLRKDIVIKANISGKFATVVFYSTAFVIFLLTFFNVFNKAELIFWATLLSGIAVVAAFYAMFSYARIFFKVLKEGKEEETNHEQV; from the coding sequence TTGACACTACCGAATATAATTACAATTATAAGAATTATATTGGTTCCTGTCTGGGCGACGACCTTTGCGAAAGGCAAATACATTGTAACTTTTATATTGCTTTGCATTTCAGCACTTTCGGATGTGATGGACGGATGGATTGCACGACGGTTTAACATGGTTTCAAGACTCGGAACCATTTTAGACCCCATTGCAGATAAACTGACCCAGTTTACGGTTTTTGTGTGCCTTTTCATTGCAAAGCTGATTCCACCCTGGCTGGTGGCATTGCTTTTTGTAAAAGAGGTCATGATGGCGGTAGGCACGTTTATTTTGCTTCGTAAAGATATTGTGATAAAGGCAAATATTTCGGGCAAATTTGCAACAGTTGTCTTTTACAGCACGGCATTTGTGATATTCCTGCTGACATTTTTTAATGTGTTTAATAAAGCGGAACTGATATTCTGGGCAACCCTTTTGTCGGGAATTGCAGTGGTCGCTGCGTTTTATGCCATGTTTTCTTATGCAAGAATATTTTTTAAAGTTTTAAAAGAAGGAAAGGAAGAAGAAACAAATCATGAGCAAGTATGA
- a CDS encoding class I SAM-dependent methyltransferase: protein MGFAASTLKALNKCFPLPVHPFNTQAEGGMRYSRWQYEKGKETIKFYLAFTDVETMFKDKAVLDVGCGAGGKSLYYLSQGAEKVVGIDVVEKYKEESEALADELGLSGFTFSCQDAAKTDFADNSFDTIIMNDAMEHVSKPEAVLREMKRILKPGGRLYVNFPPYNHPYGAHLSDVIGMPWVQTFFSDETLIAVYKDLVKDKPDGDERISFRIGLDENGKEYFSYLNKMTIKRFNKIRKNADFKSVYYNEAPLRGFLKPFCKGFLREYFVKMVVCVFEKESL, encoded by the coding sequence ATGGGATTTGCAGCAAGTACTTTAAAAGCATTGAATAAGTGTTTTCCGTTGCCCGTACATCCGTTTAATACACAGGCGGAGGGCGGTATGCGTTATTCCCGCTGGCAGTATGAAAAAGGAAAGGAAACCATTAAGTTTTATCTTGCATTTACTGATGTGGAAACTATGTTTAAGGATAAAGCGGTTCTGGATGTGGGATGTGGTGCAGGCGGAAAGTCTCTTTACTACTTAAGTCAGGGCGCTGAAAAAGTTGTTGGTATTGACGTGGTGGAAAAGTATAAAGAGGAATCCGAAGCACTCGCAGATGAACTCGGACTTTCAGGCTTTACATTTTCCTGTCAGGATGCCGCGAAAACAGATTTTGCGGACAACAGCTTTGATACCATTATTATGAATGACGCGATGGAGCATGTGTCCAAACCTGAGGCGGTTCTTCGCGAAATGAAGCGGATTTTAAAGCCGGGCGGCAGACTGTATGTGAATTTTCCGCCCTACAATCATCCATATGGTGCACATTTAAGTGATGTTATCGGTATGCCGTGGGTGCAGACCTTTTTCTCGGATGAAACTTTAATCGCAGTGTACAAAGACCTTGTAAAAGACAAACCGGACGGGGATGAGCGTATTTCCTTCCGTATCGGATTAGATGAAAACGGTAAAGAGTATTTTTCGTACTTAAATAAAATGACCATCAAGAGGTTCAACAAAATCCGTAAAAATGCAGACTTTAAATCGGTGTATTACAATGAAGCACCGCTTCGCGGATTCTTAAAGCCGTTCTGCAAAGGGTTTTTGCGCGAGTATTTCGTAAAAATGGTGGTTTGTGTGTTTGAAAAGGAGTCATTATGA
- the nagA gene encoding N-acetylglucosamine-6-phosphate deacetylase, producing the protein MILSGYKVLDENFHFVPLTLTYEDKIIGMEPEETQEFKGYIIPGLVDVHTHGVVGQDAMIIENYEEYIYYMYSKGITTFYPTSVTATDADMEEMVLFFKDKKEIKGLNIEGPYLNAKMRGAHVESLVREGDIGFLYRLQELSGNKIKLITVAPEIGQNLEFIAKASEMGIKVSLGHTACDYETAVTAFNAGADHVTHLFNAMNPLHHRKSGLIGAAFDKPFYVEIIGDGIHVVPEVVRMAYKLLGSDRMILISDCMAATGLEDGEYMLGDMHVTVEDSIARTDDGALAGSTSTVYDMVRSVSKMGIPLEEAVRMATETPAKSVNETDIGILKPGMRADFVILDKDFEVVQTVKDGQIVYSAY; encoded by the coding sequence ATGATACTTTCCGGATACAAGGTTTTGGATGAAAATTTTCATTTTGTCCCGCTGACACTTACATATGAAGACAAAATTATCGGAATGGAACCTGAAGAAACGCAAGAATTTAAAGGGTATATTATTCCGGGTCTTGTGGATGTGCATACACACGGTGTAGTCGGGCAGGATGCCATGATAATAGAAAACTATGAAGAATACATTTATTACATGTATTCTAAAGGCATCACAACCTTTTATCCCACATCGGTTACTGCAACCGATGCGGATATGGAAGAAATGGTACTTTTCTTCAAGGATAAAAAGGAAATAAAAGGACTGAATATCGAAGGACCATATCTTAATGCAAAAATGCGCGGTGCACATGTGGAGTCTCTGGTGCGTGAAGGGGATATCGGCTTTTTATACCGGTTACAGGAGCTTTCGGGAAATAAGATTAAACTGATTACGGTAGCACCTGAAATCGGACAGAATCTGGAGTTTATTGCAAAGGCTTCGGAAATGGGTATCAAAGTATCATTGGGACATACGGCATGCGACTATGAAACGGCAGTTACCGCGTTTAATGCAGGTGCAGACCATGTTACACATCTTTTTAATGCAATGAATCCGTTACATCACAGAAAAAGCGGATTAATCGGTGCTGCCTTTGACAAGCCTTTTTATGTGGAAATTATCGGAGACGGTATTCATGTGGTGCCCGAGGTGGTACGCATGGCGTATAAACTGCTTGGCAGTGACCGTATGATTCTGATTTCGGATTGTATGGCGGCAACCGGTCTTGAAGACGGAGAATATATGCTTGGCGATATGCATGTAACGGTAGAGGACAGTATTGCCCGTACCGATGACGGTGCCTTGGCAGGCAGTACTTCTACGGTTTATGATATGGTGCGTTCTGTATCAAAGATGGGTATTCCGTTGGAAGAGGCGGTGCGCATGGCAACCGAAACCCCGGCAAAATCTGTAAATGAAACGGATATCGGCATCTTAAAACCCGGTATGCGGGCGGATTTTGTGATTCTGGATAAGGATTTTGAAGTTGTACAAACTGTAAAAGACGGACAGATTGTCTATTCGGCTTATTGA
- a CDS encoding PBP1A family penicillin-binding protein: MFKRKTSSAETPKPEKKRSKWSPVWRFIRNFIIFLFVFSVLAVLIIGTLLYNHAIDTMPFDYASVSTRELDYSSIIYALDEDGNPVEYDQIHGEENRLWINFDDIPQDLLNAFVAIEDERFYDHSGFDLPRTFKATYNFIFNKSSSYGGSTINQQLVKNLTGENEKSAERKIYEIFRAIDMDKHLSKDQILELYLNTIYLSQGCNGVKTAAEKYFGKEVKDLTLAECASLAGITQFPSQYDPILNPQNNKDKQEVVLMKMLDLEMITKEQYDEAVNEKLNIQNNEISKTSSQSTFADHMLNEVIADIQTELGVSETVATNMVYSGGLQIYTTLDLSVQDAIDEVYDNPSKYLSSYNPDNPVQSSIVIIDPSTGAIVGMRGELGEKEGAFTLNRATQTLRQPGSAIKPLSVYAPGFEYKKFTPNNMFVDEPLVVDGHRFRNSSGGHSGPISVKAAITVSSNIVAVKALQKVGYENSFDFMVNNLNFTSMHPNDKAAAPLACGGLTNGVSVLEMTAAYTTFANSGIYVKPYSYSKVTDKDGNVILERRKDSSVAMSDETAYSMLNCLRTVVTGGTGYGAIFSYDYYIGGKTGTTDDYKDRWFMGITPYYVGGVWFGYDIAKTINGYSSNPAMILWKNVMSRIHEGLPPKQFDAPEGVSAVRICIDSGLLASDLCSKDHRGSRVETQHMSKAVAPTETCDGHKSVQIDTTTDMIACSACPSDALETRVMFVDSNTPTCSTHGDGTVYSDAQKRKPTTGDDTTKDKTPGNNDDSAEKTDKPENATIEKQQSSEADEKTTTSSNTETKKEQGNNPTLPAPEQH; the protein is encoded by the coding sequence ATGTTCAAAAGAAAAACATCCTCTGCTGAAACCCCAAAGCCCGAAAAGAAAAGAAGCAAGTGGTCGCCCGTATGGCGTTTTATCCGCAACTTTATCATTTTTCTTTTTGTTTTTTCCGTGCTTGCGGTTTTAATTATCGGCACGCTGTTATATAACCATGCCATTGACACCATGCCCTTTGACTACGCATCTGTTTCCACCCGTGAGCTGGACTACTCCTCCATCATTTATGCTCTGGACGAAGACGGCAATCCGGTTGAATATGACCAGATTCACGGCGAAGAGAACAGGCTCTGGATTAACTTTGATGACATTCCGCAGGATCTTTTAAATGCATTTGTGGCAATTGAAGATGAGCGTTTTTACGATCACAGCGGGTTTGACTTACCCCGTACCTTCAAAGCAACCTATAACTTCATTTTTAACAAAAGCTCCTCTTACGGCGGCAGTACCATCAACCAACAGCTGGTTAAAAACTTAACCGGCGAAAATGAAAAATCTGCAGAGCGAAAAATTTACGAAATCTTCCGTGCAATTGATATGGATAAGCACCTGAGTAAAGATCAGATTCTTGAACTGTATTTAAACACAATCTATCTCAGCCAGGGCTGTAACGGTGTTAAAACCGCTGCCGAAAAATATTTCGGCAAGGAAGTAAAGGACCTGACCCTTGCGGAATGTGCTTCTCTTGCAGGCATCACACAGTTTCCTTCCCAGTACGATCCTATTTTAAATCCGCAGAACAACAAAGACAAGCAAGAGGTTGTTCTGATGAAAATGCTGGATCTGGAAATGATTACAAAAGAACAGTATGATGAAGCTGTAAACGAAAAGCTCAACATTCAGAACAATGAGATTTCCAAAACCTCCAGCCAGTCTACTTTTGCAGACCATATGCTTAATGAGGTTATCGCAGACATTCAGACTGAGCTTGGCGTAAGCGAAACTGTTGCCACTAACATGGTATACAGTGGCGGTCTTCAGATTTACACCACACTGGATTTAAGTGTTCAGGATGCTATTGATGAAGTGTATGACAACCCTTCAAAATATCTTTCTTCCTACAATCCTGACAATCCGGTTCAGTCCTCCATTGTAATTATAGACCCCTCCACCGGTGCTATTGTCGGCATGCGCGGTGAATTAGGCGAAAAGGAAGGCGCGTTTACTTTAAACCGTGCAACCCAGACTCTGCGTCAGCCCGGTTCTGCCATAAAACCGTTATCCGTTTATGCGCCCGGCTTTGAATACAAGAAATTTACACCCAACAATATGTTTGTGGACGAACCTTTGGTTGTTGACGGGCACAGATTCCGCAACTCCTCCGGTGGACACAGCGGTCCCATTTCGGTAAAAGCCGCAATTACCGTTTCTTCAAACATTGTTGCTGTAAAAGCCTTACAGAAGGTTGGCTATGAAAACTCTTTTGATTTCATGGTAAACAACTTAAACTTTACAAGCATGCATCCAAACGACAAGGCTGCAGCGCCCTTGGCCTGCGGTGGCCTGACAAACGGTGTCAGCGTACTGGAAATGACAGCTGCCTACACCACCTTTGCAAACAGCGGTATTTATGTAAAGCCTTACTCTTATAGTAAGGTTACCGACAAAGACGGAAACGTAATTCTGGAACGCCGTAAAGACAGCTCGGTTGCCATGTCGGACGAAACCGCATATTCTATGCTCAATTGTTTAAGAACTGTTGTAACCGGTGGTACCGGCTATGGTGCAATTTTCTCTTATGATTACTATATCGGCGGCAAGACCGGCACGACCGACGACTACAAGGACCGTTGGTTCATGGGTATTACCCCTTATTATGTCGGCGGTGTTTGGTTTGGTTATGACATTGCAAAAACCATTAACGGCTATAGTTCAAACCCCGCAATGATTTTGTGGAAAAATGTTATGTCGCGCATTCACGAAGGATTACCTCCGAAGCAGTTTGATGCGCCCGAAGGTGTGTCTGCAGTCCGCATTTGTATTGACAGTGGTCTGCTTGCAAGCGATTTGTGCTCTAAGGATCACCGTGGTTCCCGTGTTGAAACACAACACATGAGCAAAGCGGTTGCACCTACAGAAACCTGCGACGGTCACAAGTCCGTTCAGATTGACACAACCACCGACATGATTGCATGCAGTGCATGTCCGTCAGACGCTTTGGAAACACGCGTAATGTTCGTGGATTCAAACACCCCAACCTGCTCAACACATGGTGACGGAACTGTATATTCTGACGCGCAGAAACGAAAACCGACTACCGGAGATGACACAACAAAGGATAAGACCCCCGGCAACAATGACGATTCCGCGGAAAAAACAGACAAACCTGAAAATGCCACTATAGAAAAACAACAGAGTTCGGAAGCTGATGAGAAAACAACAACATCTTCGAACACGGAAACAAAAAAGGAACAGGGAAATAACCCAACGCTTCCCGCTCCTGAACAACATTAG
- the queA gene encoding tRNA preQ1(34) S-adenosylmethionine ribosyltransferase-isomerase QueA — protein MKTGFQLKDYYYDLPEELIAQTPLEDRSSSRLMVLDRQTDGISHKHFKDLLDFLQAGDCLVLNDTKVLPARLYGVKEETGAHVEVVLLKRLTDTRWEVMTRPGKKTRPGAKIVFGDGSLRCTVDGVAEDGLRTVNFAFDGIFEEVLDRLGHMPLPPYITEKLEDKNRYQTVYAKNTGSAAAPTAGLHFTPELLKQIEEKGVKIAYLTLHVGLGTFRPVKVEDITTHKMHSEFYEITQETADVINSTKKNGGRVFAVGTTSTRTLETVASEKGEITASHGWTDIFIYPGYRFKAVDCLITNFHLPESTLLMLVSALYDRTKVLEAYKQAVEQKYRFFSFGDAMLIL, from the coding sequence ATGAAAACAGGATTTCAGTTAAAGGATTATTACTATGATTTGCCGGAAGAACTGATTGCGCAGACGCCGCTTGAGGACAGAAGCTCCTCGCGCCTTATGGTGCTTGACAGACAGACCGACGGTATATCCCATAAGCATTTTAAAGATTTATTGGATTTTCTGCAGGCAGGGGACTGTCTGGTTTTAAATGACACAAAAGTACTGCCGGCACGTTTGTACGGTGTAAAAGAAGAAACGGGTGCTCATGTGGAGGTTGTGCTTTTAAAGCGTTTGACTGATACCCGATGGGAGGTTATGACAAGACCCGGCAAGAAAACCCGTCCCGGAGCAAAAATCGTATTTGGTGATGGTAGCTTACGCTGTACGGTGGACGGTGTTGCTGAAGATGGTCTAAGAACCGTAAATTTTGCGTTTGACGGCATTTTTGAAGAGGTGCTTGACCGATTGGGGCACATGCCTTTGCCACCTTATATAACCGAAAAATTGGAAGACAAAAACAGATACCAGACGGTATATGCAAAAAATACCGGCTCAGCAGCAGCACCCACGGCGGGCTTGCATTTTACGCCCGAGCTTTTAAAGCAAATCGAAGAAAAGGGTGTTAAAATTGCGTATCTGACGTTGCATGTGGGCTTAGGCACCTTCCGTCCTGTGAAAGTAGAGGATATCACAACCCACAAAATGCACAGTGAATTTTATGAAATCACACAGGAAACGGCAGATGTAATCAACAGCACAAAAAAGAATGGTGGACGTGTTTTTGCGGTAGGAACCACTTCTACAAGAACACTGGAAACGGTTGCGTCCGAAAAGGGTGAAATTACCGCATCCCATGGCTGGACAGATATCTTTATTTATCCCGGATATCGCTTTAAAGCGGTGGATTGCCTGATTACCAACTTCCATTTGCCCGAATCCACACTTCTGATGCTGGTCAGTGCGTTGTATGACCGTACAAAGGTCCTGGAAGCTTACAAGCAGGCGGTGGAGCAGAAATACAGATTCTTTTCCTTTGGAGATGCAATGCTTATTCTATAA